AATATACAGCTTTGCTGCTGTAATCTAGGACAACCGCTGTATATTCTGTCGATTGATGAAGCCACAAAACCCAAGCGGGCGAATTCATTCAATAAGTATACATCGGTCAAAAAAGCCTCGTTCTCCGCGGATACGGAGAACGAGGCTTTTTTCTATTGGAAAAGGGGGGCGGAAGTGGCCGTTGAGCGTTCATAGTTTATGGTCAAGCGCTCAACCCGTGTCCGCTGGCGCTCATAGTCCGCAGCCAAGCGCTCAACCCGCATCCGCCAGCGGTCAAAGCCCACGGTCAAGCGCTCAACCCGTGTCCGCCAGCGCTCATAGCCCACGTCCAAGCGCTCAACCCGCATCCGCCAGCGCTCATAGACCGCGGTCAAGCGCTCAACCCGCATCCGCAACCGCTCAAAGCCCACGTCCAAGCGCTCAACCCGCATCCGCCAGCGCTCATAGCCCGCGGTCAAGCGCTCAATCCACATCCGCTGGCGCTCATAGCCCGCGGTCAAGCGCTCAATCCACATCCGCTGGCGCTCATAGCCCACGGTCAAGCGCTCAACCCGCATCCGCCAGCGCTCATAGCCCACGGTCAAGCGCTCAACCCGCATCCGCCAGCGCTCATAGCCCGCGGTCAAGCGCTCAATCCACATCCGCAACCGCTCAAAGCCCACGCCCAAGCGCTCAACCCGCATCCGCTGGCGCTCATAGCCCGCGGTCAAGCGCTCAACCCGCATCCGCAACCGCTCATAGCCCACGTCCAAGCGCTCAACCCGCATCCGCAACCGCTCAAAGCCCACGCCCAAGCGCTCAACCTACATCCGCAACCGCTCAAAGCCCACGTCCAAGCGCTCATACCCGCCCCAAACACCGCCCGCAATAAATCACTCAAAAAACGAAAACGGGAATAACTCTAGCTTCGAATTCTCCTGCTCACCCGCGTGCTCTTCCCGCAGCGAACGGTCCGTGCATAATTTCTTCGGCACGTCCTTATCTTTCAAATACATCAATCGCTGCTTCGGACATTCATTGACTGCGATTCCGCCGGTTTCGATATCTACAATCACGCCCTGTACACCTGAAGGGGGGAGGAATGGCTGCGGGGCCGTACCTTCGTGTGCTGCTTCCATGAAATCAATCCAGATTTTTTTTGACGCAGCTTTGTCCTCCAGATTCTCGAGCTGTTTCCCGCGGTCAAATCCTGTCCAAATACCGGCAGTTAATGAAGGGGAAAACCCGATCAAATATTGATCGGATATGGTCGTTCCGGACTTTGCCGCATAGGGGCGCGTCTGTTTTGGACGCATCGATAAGCCGGTGGAGGATAAATAATCATTGAAAACCGGATCGAACATGCCTGTCATTAAATGTGTCAGCACAAACGCATCCTGCTCCGACATTACTTGTTTCAGCTTTTTCGACGGATGCTCGTACACGAGTTTGCCGTTTGCATCGGTAATCGACAGAATCATATGCGGCTCAACTTGTTTTCCTTCTGAAGCGATGCGGTTATACGCCGTCGTCATTTCAAGCAGTGTCAGTTCAGAAGTTCCGAGCGCTACAGCAGGGGATTCAGGAAACGCAACATTGATCCCGAGCCGCTGTGCCATTTTCGTATATGGCTTATAGCCGACTTGTTCGAGCGTTTTGACCGCAAAAACATTATCGGAGATTGCAATGGCCTGTGCCAATGAAATCGGTTTAGCCGCAAATTCACCGTTAATATTGCTTGGCTCATAAGTTGAACGGCCCTCGTCATAAGTGAAGATGGTTTTCTCTGCCGTCATGAACGTCAAGGGATTCATTCCTTTTTCCAGTGCGGCTGCATACAAAATCGGTTTCATCGCAGACCCCGGCTGCCTTTTTGCCTGCGTTACACGGTTAAATGAACTGTCGGTAAAATCTACGCCGCCCGTCATTGAAGTCACGAAGCCGGTATCCGCGGCCATCGAAATAAAGCCAACCTGCAAATCATTGTTCGGCATATATTCTTTAATAGCTGCTTCCGCGGCCTGCTGGTGCTGCTGGTTCAATGTCGTGCGGATTTGCCAGCCGCCCTCAGCAGGCGCGCGGCCTTTTGCAAGCAGTATATCTTCCGCCTCCTGCCATGCGGCATCAAGAAAGTAAGGTGCCACCTGCTTCATATCTTTCCAGCTGTCTGTTTTTAGCACGATCTTCTCTTCGATCGCGCGTTCCTTTTGTGCCGCAGATATATAATCATAATGTTCCATTTGATTGAGCACCAGCAGCTGGCGTTCCCGTGAATTTTCGGGATGATCAAGCGGTGAATAAATGGAAGGTCCTTTTGCGATTGCCGCAATTGTCGCCGCTTCTTCCAGCGTCAGATCTTTTGCCGCTTTCGAGAAATAAAACCGGCTTGCCGCCTCGACACCATACATCCCGTGCCCAAAGTAGACGGTATTCAGATAACCTTCCAAAATTGTATCTTTATCATAGAAAACTTCCAAACGATAGGCAAAGAGCGCCTCATGGATTTTACGTGTCCACGATTTTTCATGCGTTAAATAAAGATTTCGCGCATACTGCTGAGTGATGGTACTTGCTCCCTGGGCTTTGCTCATCGTCTTAACATCTTTTAAAACCGCAGCCGCGATCCGTTTATAATCAAATCCGTGATGCGAATAAAATTTCCGGTCTTCCGCCGCAACGAATGCATCCGCTAAAAAGGGCGATATATCCGAAATCTTCATCCAATAACGCCTTTGCTGTGAAAAATGATCCCCGATCTGATGCCCGTTATGATCCAAAAACAACGATGCTTTTGGAACGCTTAACGAAGGAGCACCGAGTATCTGAGCATATAGCCGCAATACGATCATGACGGTCACCACTGCAGTCAGCAGCGTGATTGACAGCGACAGAGTGATCTTCTTCAGTTTTTTGCGATTCGCGGACTTTACATAGTCGGTACGTTTCATTGCACATCACATCCCGTTCCATTCAGTGTCTTTTGACAGTATGGTACGGTTTTGGACGGATTAAACGGAAGACAGGAAAAGTTTAGACACGGAACATTGAAAGTGAAGCCAGAAGAAGTGTATAATGAGGGAATCTATCTACATAAGGCGGTGAACGAATGGAAACGCCAAAACTGGACGTTCAACTCCGTTCTACTATTCAACACCCCGGACAGTCAGCGGAAACACATAATATGCAGGCGACGGGAAAGATTATTGAAAAAAAGGGACAGGCTTATTTATTGTTTGAAGAGCAGACAGAAGGAATGCCGGCAGTCCGAACGACAGTAAAATTACATGCAGACGATGCCTTCATCATGCGTAAGGGCGGCGTACAGATGCGGCTGCCATTCCGGCCGGACGATGTACGATTCGGGACGTACGGAAATGGACCAGCCGTCATGGATTTAGCCGTTCATACGAATGAGCTTCAATGGGAACCCGGACGTTTTGCGGTATCGTATGATTTACATTCAGAAGGAAATTTATTAGGAAAATATCAATTGACAATAACCTACTCGGAGGTAGCACAATGAATGCAGTAGAGCAGATTCAACATGAAATTAAAGAAGCATTAAAACAGGCAATTGAAAAATCGGGACTGGTGGAAGCTTCAGATATCCCGGAAATCAAACTGGAATCACCCAGAAGTAAAGAAAACGGTGATTATGCAGCGAATATCGCTATGCAGTTGACGAAACTGGCAAAAAAGCCGCCGCGCACAATCGCCGAAAGTATTTTGGAGCATCTTGACACGTCTGATACAGCTATTCAGACCATTGAAATTGCAGGGCCCGGTTTCCTGAATATTCGGCTGAAAACAGACACCCTGGGCGATATCGTGAAATCTGTCCTTGATCAAGGAGAAGACTACGGCCGTTCTGACAGTGGCAAAAATGAGAAAATCCAAGTGGAATTCGTTTCAGCGAATCCAACAGGGGACCTGCATTTAGGCCATGCCCGCGGAGCTTCTCTAGGTGATTCATTATGTAATATTCTCGACAAAGCTGGCTATGACGTAGCACGCGAATACTATATCAATGACGCGGGAAATCAAATCAATAACTTGGCGCTGTCAATCGATGTCCGCTATTTCGAAGCACTTGGCCTGGAAAAAGAAATGCCTGAAGACGGCTACCGCGGCGCAGATATCATTACGATCGCAAAGGCTCTAGTCGATGAGCACGGCGACCGCTATGTAAACGTTCCGGAAGAAGAGCGTCTGGCATTTTTCCGTGAATACGGCTTAACTATTGAGCTCGACAAACTGAAACAGGACTTGGAAGACTTCCGTGTTCATTTTGATAACTGGTTCTCAGAAACTTCATTATATCAAAACGGCAAAATCGAAGTTGCTTTGGAAAAGCTTCGTGAAAACGGCCATGTGTATGAAGAAGACGGCGCGACTTGGTTCCGTTCTACAACGTTTGGAGATGACAAAGACCGTGTGCTGATCAAGCAAGACGGGTCATTCACCTATTTAACGCCGGATATCGCGTATCATGAAGACAAGCTTCGCCGCGGATTCGATAAACTTATCAACATCTGGGGAGCGGATCACCACGGCTATATTCCTCGTATGAAAGCGGCAATCCAGGCGCTTGGCTATGACCGCGATACGCTGGAAGTAGAAGTGGCGCAGATGGTTCAGCTTTATAAAGACGGAGAAAAGTTCAAAATGAGCAAACGCACAGGGAAAGCGGTCACGTTGCGTGAGCTTGTGGAAGAGGTAGGCCTTGACGCTGTCCGTTACTTCTTCGCTATGCGTTCGGGTGATGCACAAATGGACTTTGACCTGGACTTGGCAGTTTCTAATTCCAATGAAAACCCCGTCTATTACGCACAGTACGCGCACGCACGCATTTGCTCAATCCTGCGTCAGGCGAAAGAACAAAATATGCAGGCATCAACTGAACATGTCACGCTTTTGCAAGATGAAAAAGAATTGGAACTGCTGAAAAAACTGGGTGATTTCCCAAGACTGGTAAGCGATGCAGCACGTTTGCGCGCACCGCACCGGGTCACAACATACATCCAGGAACTGGCGGCTGCATTCCACAGCTTCTATAACGCCAACAAAGTGCTGGATTCAGAAAACAAAGACTTGTCCGAAGCACGTCTGGCCCTCATTACTGCCACAAGCACGACAATTGCCAACGCATTGAAACTGGTAGGCGTTCAGGCACCGGAAAGAATGTAAATAAAATACAAACAGCTGTCCCATGCGTGGGGCGGCTGTTTTTACGTCTTTCCGCATGGTTTAACTTCTTTTGTTTACAGGCAGTGCGGCCGTAAAGCGTAATAGCGCGTTGGCAGGGCACGATGACGCGGTGGCCTGTTTCCATAGTGCGGGCCGGGCCCGAAATACCGGCACTGCGGCATTGCAGCCGGAATTCTATGCATTATTCCGCAATACGTCAAACTCTGCGGCTCTCTCTGTACAACCCCCGGGATTACCGGTATAATAAGGTGCAATTACATATCTTTCGAAAAGGTTCTCTTTCCTAGAGATGAAAATGGAAATCGGTTAAAATCCGATGCGGTCCCGCCACTGTAAGTGCACTGTGCACAAGCCAGGTCACCTGCCTTTAAGAAAAGAAGTTCCGCAGCAACCTACGAGGATAGGCACAGTGGGCGAAATCACTTGATTTCATTCCGCCTGATCCTTCGAAACTGTCGAAGGATTTTTTCGTGTCTGCGGCCAGCGTAATGCATTACCCATTTCAGAGGAGGAATACAAATGAAGAAGTTTTGGCAGCTGTTGCTTACAGCGATGCTTGCGGTATTACTGCTTGCGGCGTGTGGAAACGACAGTACAAAAGAGGAAAAACCGGCAGATGAAAATCAGGCTGGCGAAGAAACAAATACAGACTCGGAAGCGTCTGCAGATAACACCAGTTATCCATATACATTGAAGGACGCTGTTGGTGAAGAAATTACATTTGAAAAAGCACCGGAAACAGTTATTTCATTACTGCCAAGCAATACGGAAATTCTGTTTGGCATCGATGCCGGCGATAAAGTAATTGCTGTAACAGAAAACGATACATATCCAGAAGAAGCGACGAAGCTGGATACAGTAGGGGACTTCACAGTCAACGTGGAAAAAGTTATTTCATTGGAGCCGGATGCAGTATTTGCAAATGAAATGATGATGGGATCAAACGAAGAAGGATTGAACCAAGTCCGTGAAGCAGGCATTCCGGTAATTGTTATACAGAACGCAAAAACATTTGAAGAAACATATGAAACGATTGAAACGATCGGTAAAGTAATGGATAAAAATGCAGAAGCCAATCAAGTCGTGGAAGATATGAAAGCAAAAGTGGAAGACATCAAAAAGAAAGCAGCAGACATTACAGACAAAAAGCGTGTGTTTGTTGAAAACTCCGATGCACCAGAAATTTATGCTCCAGGTAAAGGGACATTCCCGCAGCAATTCCTAGATATGATTAATGCAGAAAATATTGTGACAGAAGAAGGCTGGATTATGATCAGTCCGGAAACGATTGTGGATGAAAGCCCAGACGTGATTCTGGCAATCTACAGCTATATCCCGAACGTTGTGGAAAATATTAAAACACGCGACGGATTTGACACAGTCACTGCAGTTAAAGAAGATCGGGTTATTCAACTGGATGAAGATATTACAAGCCGGACAGGCCCACGTCTGGCTGACGGATTAGAAGCTTTTGCGAAAGCAGTCTATCCAGAGGTATTCGGTGAGTAAAACAGCTGTCGCCTATGCCGTGTCGATTGCCACACTTCTTGTGGCAATCTGGCTCGGTGTATCGATCGGCACGGTGAAAATACCAATAGAGACGCTATGGAATCAAACGGATGCGACCGCCAGCAATATTTTGTGGAAAATCCGTATGCCTCGCGTACTGCTGGCGGGAATCGTTGGCGCGTCATTGGCCATTTCAGGAGCTGCGTTTCAAGGGCTGCTGAAAAATCCATTAGCGGATCCATATACCCTCGGAGTGTCGTCCGGTGCCTCTGTAGGCGCTGTGATTACACTCTTTTTTGGTATATCCTTACCGGTTTTGGGCACGTTTACTTTACCTGTTTTCAGTATGATCGGTGCAGCAGTCACCATGTTCCTTGTGATCGGCTTTGCCCGGATGATTGACCGGTCAATGAAAATGGAAACCATTATTTTAACGGGGATCATTTTTGGATCGTTTCTTGGATCGGTACTCTCTCTGATGATTGCGCTGACACAGGAAGAGCTTCGTCAGATTGTCGGCTGGCTGCTTGGCAGCGTGTCGATGAGGGGCTGGAAATATATTACGATGGTATTGCCGTTTTTCATTGCCGGCTCGTTTATTTTGTGGCTCAACCGCAGGGAATTGAACGCGTTATTATTCGGCGAAGAGCGTGCGCATCATCTTGGCGTTAATGTAAAACAGCGCAAATTGATGATTCTGCTCGGCGGCTCGGTATTGACAGGCTCTGCAGTTGCGGTGTCCGGAACTATCGGCTTTGTCGGACTGGTCGTGCCGCATATGACGCGCATGCTGTGGGGGTCGGATCACCGTCACGTGCTGCCGCTGTCATTATTCAACGGCGCTTCGCTTTTAATCATTTGTGATCTGGTAGCGCGGACGGTTATTTCGCCGGCTGAGTTACCGGTCGGTGTCATTACGGCATTCATTGGCGCTCCGGTGTTTGCCTATATCTTTTACAAGCAGCGCAGAAAAGGAGCGATGTAATTATGTTGCAAGTAGAAAACTTATCGGGGGGCTACGGCAAAGAACCGATTGTGCGAAATGTGTCGTTCCACGTGGAAAAAGGAGAAGTTCTCGGGATTTTAGGGCCAAATGGCAGCGGGAAGTCTACTTTATTGAAAATCATTTCAGGTATTTTGCCGAAACAAAGCGGCAAGGTGATGATTGCCGGAAAACCGTCCGGTGCGTATTCTCAAAAACAGTTCGCACAGCAAGTCGCAGTGTTGCCGCAGCTTCATGCACATGCTTTCTCCCATTCGGTGAAAGACACGGTGGCACTCGGCCGCTACCCGTATCAGTCGGGAATTTTCTCCAGCTGGTCTGAATTGGATGAGCAAGCGGTTCAGGAAGCGATGGATCATACAGGCGTGACACGCTATTCAGATACCGCAATTGAACTGTTGTCAGGAGGTGAGCAGCAGCGGGTGTTCGTTGCGCAGGCACTGGCACAGCAAGCCCCCGTGCTGTTGCTGGATGAGCCGACGAATCATTTGGACATCGCCCATCAGCAGCAATTGCTTGATACCATCCGTAATCAGGCGAGACAGAAGGGCATCACAGTCATCTCGGTATTTCATGATATTAATCTTGCGGCGCTCTATTGTGACCGCCTGCTGCTGATGAAGGGCGGGGAAGTGTCGGCGATTGGCGTGCCTCAGGATGTGGTCCTTGAACAGGAAATTCATTCTGTCTACCATGCGCGAGTAAAAACGCAGCCCCATCCTGAAATGCCGAAGCCGCAAATGACGATATTGCCGAAATTGCAGGAGGAAGAGCAGCGATTCTTCGTGACTAAAGCAGATGTGACTGTACAGGAAGACCATGTGCTGCTGCAATCAAGCCAGCCGCTAAAAACTATTTCATCTGCCGTTCATAATGCAGGCGTTGGCTGGTACCGGACATTTGTGAACCGCGGTGTGCCTGCGGATTACATGATTGATGACGTGCAAAGGGAGAACACGGCGTTTTTGCGTTCGCATGGGTATCATTTGACAGATACAGTCGCGATGATGACTGCGGTCAGTCCGGAGCACGTCGAAGTGCATGAATATGAAGCGGACTTCGGCTCGATTGTCGTCGTAGTAACAGCCGGTGTCGGAAATGCGGTGGATGTTTCCAAGGCGTGGCAGCGCGAAGATATTTCTTATATAGGAACGATTAATACATGGGTGTTCATCAACGGAGTATTGAGCGATGAAGCGTTCGTTCAGGCACTTGTTACGGCGACAGAAGCGAAAACGAAAGCTTTGGCGGACGAGCAAGTGAAAGATCCCGAATCAGGAACGGTTGCGACAGGCACTTCGACAGACAGTCTGCTCATTGCATCCACACAGCAGGGAACGAAGCTGCCGTATGCCGGACCGATAACACAGCCTGGAAAACTGATTGGTAAAGGTGTCTATGACTGCACCGTACGGGCTATTCATTCATATCGGGCGGCAACAGGGGGAAGGCAATGATTCCTGCACATATAATTGCCATTGCGATTGGCATGGTGCTTGACCGGCTCATTGGTGATCCGCCGAATTGGCCGCATCCCGTCAAGTGGTTAGGGACGACAATCGGCAATTTGACGAAACTGCTGAATAAAGGCCGCATGCGCACGGTGAAAGGCGGAGTTCTGTGGCTGCTCATTTGCATAGGGACATTCGTTCTTGTCATTTGGTTCATCAGTATCGCCTACCGCTTGAATATATTCGCGGGCATTACGGCTGAAGCTTTGCTGATCGCAGCCGGACTGGCACAAAAAAGTCTTCGTGACGCAGCCCTTCTCGTCTATGAGCCGCTGCAGTCGGGAGATATAAAAGAAGCGCGGGAGAAATTGAGCTGGATTGTCGGCCGGGATACGGAAAAACTGGATGAAAGTGCGATTTCCCGTGCGGCGATAGAAACCGTCTCGGAAAACACTTCGGATGGAATTACCGCGCCGTTATTCTGGGCGTTCTTGCTCGGCGCACCCGGTCTGTGGCTTTACAAAGCAGTCAACACGCTGGATTCGATGATCGGCTACAAAGATGATCGTTACCGGGAGTTTGGAAAAATATCTGCACGCATGGATGATCTGTTCAACTGGATTCCTTCCCGAATTACCGGTGTACTCATTATACTGTGTACACCGAATGAAGGCGGACGCCCTGTAAAACAGCGGATCAGCGGCTGGCTGCGCGATGCGAAACGGCATATGAGCCCGAACAGCGGCTATCTCGAAGCAGCGACGGCCTGGCAGCTGAATATTCAATTGGGCGGAAGCAGTACGTATCGCGGCATCCTGTCGGAAAGAGCAGTGCTTGGACCGCCAGTCGTCGCTAATATGCGGCACATACGCTCAACAATCCATCAGATGCAAGTTGTGTCGTGGATTTTCTGGCTGCTGTGCACAGTGATAGGAGTCGT
The Sporosarcina sp. P33 genome window above contains:
- a CDS encoding transglycosylase domain-containing protein; this encodes MKRTDYVKSANRKKLKKITLSLSITLLTAVVTVMIVLRLYAQILGAPSLSVPKASLFLDHNGHQIGDHFSQQRRYWMKISDISPFLADAFVAAEDRKFYSHHGFDYKRIAAAVLKDVKTMSKAQGASTITQQYARNLYLTHEKSWTRKIHEALFAYRLEVFYDKDTILEGYLNTVYFGHGMYGVEAASRFYFSKAAKDLTLEEAATIAAIAKGPSIYSPLDHPENSRERQLLVLNQMEHYDYISAAQKERAIEEKIVLKTDSWKDMKQVAPYFLDAAWQEAEDILLAKGRAPAEGGWQIRTTLNQQHQQAAEAAIKEYMPNNDLQVGFISMAADTGFVTSMTGGVDFTDSSFNRVTQAKRQPGSAMKPILYAAALEKGMNPLTFMTAEKTIFTYDEGRSTYEPSNINGEFAAKPISLAQAIAISDNVFAVKTLEQVGYKPYTKMAQRLGINVAFPESPAVALGTSELTLLEMTTAYNRIASEGKQVEPHMILSITDANGKLVYEHPSKKLKQVMSEQDAFVLTHLMTGMFDPVFNDYLSSTGLSMRPKQTRPYAAKSGTTISDQYLIGFSPSLTAGIWTGFDRGKQLENLEDKAASKKIWIDFMEAAHEGTAPQPFLPPSGVQGVIVDIETGGIAVNECPKQRLMYLKDKDVPKKLCTDRSLREEHAGEQENSKLELFPFSFFE
- a CDS encoding DUF1934 domain-containing protein; the protein is METPKLDVQLRSTIQHPGQSAETHNMQATGKIIEKKGQAYLLFEEQTEGMPAVRTTVKLHADDAFIMRKGGVQMRLPFRPDDVRFGTYGNGPAVMDLAVHTNELQWEPGRFAVSYDLHSEGNLLGKYQLTITYSEVAQ
- the argS gene encoding arginine--tRNA ligase yields the protein MNAVEQIQHEIKEALKQAIEKSGLVEASDIPEIKLESPRSKENGDYAANIAMQLTKLAKKPPRTIAESILEHLDTSDTAIQTIEIAGPGFLNIRLKTDTLGDIVKSVLDQGEDYGRSDSGKNEKIQVEFVSANPTGDLHLGHARGASLGDSLCNILDKAGYDVAREYYINDAGNQINNLALSIDVRYFEALGLEKEMPEDGYRGADIITIAKALVDEHGDRYVNVPEEERLAFFREYGLTIELDKLKQDLEDFRVHFDNWFSETSLYQNGKIEVALEKLRENGHVYEEDGATWFRSTTFGDDKDRVLIKQDGSFTYLTPDIAYHEDKLRRGFDKLINIWGADHHGYIPRMKAAIQALGYDRDTLEVEVAQMVQLYKDGEKFKMSKRTGKAVTLRELVEEVGLDAVRYFFAMRSGDAQMDFDLDLAVSNSNENPVYYAQYAHARICSILRQAKEQNMQASTEHVTLLQDEKELELLKKLGDFPRLVSDAARLRAPHRVTTYIQELAAAFHSFYNANKVLDSENKDLSEARLALITATSTTIANALKLVGVQAPERM
- a CDS encoding ABC transporter substrate-binding protein, with the translated sequence MKKFWQLLLTAMLAVLLLAACGNDSTKEEKPADENQAGEETNTDSEASADNTSYPYTLKDAVGEEITFEKAPETVISLLPSNTEILFGIDAGDKVIAVTENDTYPEEATKLDTVGDFTVNVEKVISLEPDAVFANEMMMGSNEEGLNQVREAGIPVIVIQNAKTFEETYETIETIGKVMDKNAEANQVVEDMKAKVEDIKKKAADITDKKRVFVENSDAPEIYAPGKGTFPQQFLDMINAENIVTEEGWIMISPETIVDESPDVILAIYSYIPNVVENIKTRDGFDTVTAVKEDRVIQLDEDITSRTGPRLADGLEAFAKAVYPEVFGE
- a CDS encoding iron ABC transporter permease: MSKTAVAYAVSIATLLVAIWLGVSIGTVKIPIETLWNQTDATASNILWKIRMPRVLLAGIVGASLAISGAAFQGLLKNPLADPYTLGVSSGASVGAVITLFFGISLPVLGTFTLPVFSMIGAAVTMFLVIGFARMIDRSMKMETIILTGIIFGSFLGSVLSLMIALTQEELRQIVGWLLGSVSMRGWKYITMVLPFFIAGSFILWLNRRELNALLFGEERAHHLGVNVKQRKLMILLGGSVLTGSAVAVSGTIGFVGLVVPHMTRMLWGSDHRHVLPLSLFNGASLLIICDLVARTVISPAELPVGVITAFIGAPVFAYIFYKQRRKGAM
- a CDS encoding adenosylcobinamide amidohydrolase, with protein sequence MLQVENLSGGYGKEPIVRNVSFHVEKGEVLGILGPNGSGKSTLLKIISGILPKQSGKVMIAGKPSGAYSQKQFAQQVAVLPQLHAHAFSHSVKDTVALGRYPYQSGIFSSWSELDEQAVQEAMDHTGVTRYSDTAIELLSGGEQQRVFVAQALAQQAPVLLLDEPTNHLDIAHQQQLLDTIRNQARQKGITVISVFHDINLAALYCDRLLLMKGGEVSAIGVPQDVVLEQEIHSVYHARVKTQPHPEMPKPQMTILPKLQEEEQRFFVTKADVTVQEDHVLLQSSQPLKTISSAVHNAGVGWYRTFVNRGVPADYMIDDVQRENTAFLRSHGYHLTDTVAMMTAVSPEHVEVHEYEADFGSIVVVVTAGVGNAVDVSKAWQREDISYIGTINTWVFINGVLSDEAFVQALVTATEAKTKALADEQVKDPESGTVATGTSTDSLLIASTQQGTKLPYAGPITQPGKLIGKGVYDCTVRAIHSYRAATGGRQ
- the cbiB gene encoding adenosylcobinamide-phosphate synthase CbiB — its product is MPAHIIAIAIGMVLDRLIGDPPNWPHPVKWLGTTIGNLTKLLNKGRMRTVKGGVLWLLICIGTFVLVIWFISIAYRLNIFAGITAEALLIAAGLAQKSLRDAALLVYEPLQSGDIKEAREKLSWIVGRDTEKLDESAISRAAIETVSENTSDGITAPLFWAFLLGAPGLWLYKAVNTLDSMIGYKDDRYREFGKISARMDDLFNWIPSRITGVLIILCTPNEGGRPVKQRISGWLRDAKRHMSPNSGYLEAATAWQLNIQLGGSSTYRGILSERAVLGPPVVANMRHIRSTIHQMQVVSWIFWLLCTVIGVVFYAIT